The nucleotide sequence TCCATCAACATGCGCTTAGCTTCTAGTATCACTCTGTCGGTGATTACTTGGGTCGTAGTTTTATTGAGAACTTCTTTCGTAATTCTATTCAAATGTTTTAAGGTAATATGAAGCTGTTCTGCGTAATAAAAAGGAGCTTTTTCGGCTTTATACTTTTGCTCCAAAAGCACAGCAAAACGAGTTAGCTTTATATTATAAGAATGAACTTCATGCTCGAATGTACTAAAGTATTTTCTAGCCAATTCAATATGAATAATATCCACTAGGTTCATTATTTTGTCTCTTTGTAGTAATTGCTTCTTCCTTCTTTCCGTCATCAAAGCATCAAAAAAAGGAATAATCGCTTTCATCTCATCATTATTCAGTACAATTTCAGGAGAACTATTAACTTTCGAATAAAAAGGATATTCATCAATGTCTTTTTGTCCAAAATATAGATTATATATTTCCTTTGAAAAAAATACAATATAACCTTCTATCTCTTCAGACAAACTCCAATGATGCATTTGTCCTGGTTGTAATACAAAAACACTACCAGATTGGATTGTAAAATGGTCGAAATCTACCACATGAGTTCCTGTACCTGAAGTAAAAAGAACTAAAACATAAAAATCATGACGATGTGGTTTTTCTATAAAACTATGGTTCAACAAATGATTTTTAAATGTATTCACATACAAATCACTGTGTACTGAATTACAGTCAAAATTCTGAATCGAATAAACAGGATACTTTTTCATATTTAAAAAAATGTCTTTATTGTGCTATCATGAGCGAATATAGAAAACAAAAGGTATATAGTTAAAAAATACCTTTGTTAAAAAAACAAACAAAATGGGACATACAATATTTCACCTTTTCAAAAACGAATGTCCAATCTGTCATAAAGGAAAAATTTTCAATGAAAAAACTCCTTTTTTAAAACTTGGTTTTCCTAAAATGCATACGAATTGCTCTCACTGTCATTTTAAGTACGAGAAAGAACCGGGATACTTTTTTGGTGCCATGTACATAAACTATGGTTTGACTGTCGCACAATCCATTGCGACCTATTTTATTGCTCAATTTTTCTTTAAAGAAACCTTTGACTTAAGAATTATTCCCATCATTGCATTCGTCATCATAGGATTAGCTTCTTTTAATATTCGTTTTTCAAGATTGCTGTGGTTTTATATGTTCAAAGGATATTCAGTTTAAAAAATATTCTCAAAAACGGTTATCTTAGCGACAGAAATCTTATTTTATGACGTTAATCCTCGAAAATATTGCCAAACAAATCACGTTATCAGCTGAAGAGCAAGTGTTGTTTTTGTCGAAAATTGAAGTCAAACAATTCAAAGCCAAAACAATCTTGCAACAAAGCGGTACGGTTTGCAAGAACTCCTATTTTGTCAATTCGGGGATTTTAAGAAGTTTCAATATCAATGATAATATTGTAGAGTATATTATGAGTTTTGCCTGTTCGGGCTGGTGGATTAGTGATATGTACAGTTTGCTTTCGCAAAAACCAGGCAACTTATTTATCGAAGTACTTGAAGATGCCGAAGTAGTCGTGCTTTCGAAAGAAAATCAAGAGATTTTATACCGTGAAATTCCTAAACTAGAACGTTTTTTCAGAATCTTAATCGAAAATTCTTTGGTTGCCAATCAAGAACGTTTAATGGGCAACCTCAGTTTATCTGCCGAAGAACGTTTCGAAAAATTCCAAAACAAATACCAAGACCTACAATACAGAATCCCACAAAAACAAATTGCTTCATTCATTGGTGTAACTCCTGAGTTTTTTAGCAAAATGAAATCCCGAATATTGAAAAAGTGATCAGTGCTCAGTTGTTTAGTAGGCAGTCGTAAAAGAAATTCAGTATTCCTTCATTATGTTCCAAGACTGAACACTCCTCCTCTGTTTACTGAATACTAATTACGAATCTTCAGAACGGAACACTTCTTAATCTAGATTAAGTGCTAAACACGTACATCGGGCGTAAATTTGTATTATAATAATCACTAAATTTATAATTATGGCAACTACAGTTATACACCCAGCAAATACAAGAGGAAATGCAAACCACGGATGGCTTAATGCGTATCACAGTTTTAGCTTTGCAAACTATTATAATCCAGATAGAAATCAGTTTGGTGTCTTACGCGTTTTAAACGATGATACTATTGCAGCAGGAATGGGTTTTGGCACACATCCTCATAACAATATGGAGATTATCACGATTCCGTTTGAAGGTGATTTGGCACACAAAGACAGCATGGGCAACGAAGCCACAATAAAAACTGGTGATGTTCAGGTGATGAGTGCTGGTTCAGGAATTCAACATTCAGAATTCAACCCTAACGCTGAACAACAAACCAAATTATTTCAAATCTGGTTGTTTCCAAATAAAAAAGACGTAACACCTCGTTACCAACAAATCACTTTGGATGCAACCAAACAAAAAAATGATTTTGCTCAAATTTTATCACCGAATGCAGATGATGAAGGGGTTTGGATTCATCAAGATGCTTGGTTCTTTATGGCTGATTTCGACAAAGACTTTAGTAAAACTTATCGTTTAAAAAAATCAGGAAATGGTGTGTATCTTATTGTAATTTCAGGAAGCATCACCGTTGATGGAAAAGAATTAAACACTAGAGACGCTATTGGAGTAACCGATTTTGAAACAGTTGACATACAAGCACAATCAAACGCTAAATTTTTATTAATGGAAATCCCTATGAACTACTAAAACTCGCATTATGACTGCAACAATCAACATGGATGCCGACAATAGAAGAGGTGCTTTTGAAATTGTTATTGATAAAAAAGTAGTAGCAAAAATGACCTTTGTTTTTGCAGGACCCGCCAAATTCATTATTGATCATACAGAAGTTAATCCCGAATACAACGGCAAGGGTTTTGGAAAAATATTGATTCAAAAGGCTATTGGCTTTGCCAAAGATAAAAACTCAAAAATCATCCCTTTATGTCCTTTTGCGAAAGCATATTTTGAAAAACATCCTGAACTAAATAATGTTTTAGTATCATGAATCTTATAAATAATCATTCATGAACGAAAAGGCTCCTCGTCAAATTTCTAGAGCCCCGCTTTTATTTTACCCGAACAAAATTAAATTAAAAAAGGTTGTCTTTGCAGACAACCTTTTCTAACTAATTTATTTACTAAACATCATTATGAAAAAACTTTTTATTGCTCCGAAACCAAAGGTCTTTGGATTTCCATTGCGATATCCAAAAGAACTGCTACACCTTTATCATTAACCATCGTCATATTCAAAGTGTCTAAAACTGCTAATCTTCTTGAAGTTAAACCACTAAACTTATTATATGAAATATTCATTTCTTTAAGTTGATTTAATTTCTCTAATTCAAAAGGCACTTGCCCTTCAAACTTGTTTTCAAACAAACTTAAATTTTCTAATTTAGTTAATTCGGCAATCTTTGGGCTTAATTTACCCACCATCATATTACTATTTAAAAGCAATGTTTTTAAAGTCTTAATTTCATATAGCGAATTTGGAATCTGTCCTTCAATTTCATTATTAAATAAAGATAAAACTTCTAGTTGTTGAAGATTACCAATTTGAGCTGGTAATTCACCTGACAATCTATTCATATACAATTCAACTTGTTTTAAATTATTTAATTTTGAAATCGAAGAAGGTATCGCACCTTCGATTTGATTAAATGAAAGATCTAAAACTTTTAATTTTTTCAAATTACCTAAATCACGAGGAATAAAACCTGAAAGTTTATTTTTATGTAAATTCAATTCTTGTAAGTCAACAAGCGAAACGATTTCAGCAGGTAATTCACCAACTAAATTGTTGTTTCTTAGATCAATCGAAACAACTTTGTCGCCATCTAATTTTATACCATACCAAGTATTAACTGGCGCATTTAAATCCCATTTAGCTTTCCAATTATTCCCTTGGGTTGTATTGTATAACTTTATCAATACTGCTTTATCAGATGAAGACACTTCTGCTAGCATTACAAAAGATGTCAAAACAGTTAATACAAAGGTGATTATATTTTTCATAGCCAGATAATTTATACTTGATTATTTGATTCAAATATATACCAAAATAAAGATTATATACCAAAATAATCGACGAACTACACTTTTAAATACAAATTAATACCTTTTTCTTACGAAAAACAAAAAACTAACTCTTGATAAAAAATAACTATATTTGAAATACTAACCTTAAAGATAATTAAAATGGAAATTAATTTTTTAGTACTATTAGCAGCAGCAGCTTCAACTTTAGTAGTTGGTTTTATTTGGTATAATCCAAAAGTATTTGGAACTATTTGGATGAAAGAATCAGGGATGACAGAGGAAAAAATGAAAGGTGCAAATATGGCCTTTATCTTTGGTATGTCAGTGTTTTATGCTTTTTTAATCGCAATGGTAATTCAAATGCTTAGTATTCACCAATGGGGAGCTGTGAGTATGGTTGGTGGAGATCCTAGTTTAGCAAAACCATCCTTTGATGCATTTATGGCTGATTACGGAACTTCTTTCCGCACTTTTAAACATGGTGTTTTTCACGGCTTACTAACAGGATTATTTTTAGCAATGCCAATTATAGCAACCAATTCTTTATACGAAAGAAAGAGCTGGAAATACACTTTAATTTCAGCAGGATATTGGACAGTAAGCTTTATGTTGATGGGAGGAATAATTTGTGCATGGGCATAAACGTAACCTTTATAGTTTAACTCGTCTTCAAAAGAGACGAGTTCTTTTTTTCAAATTTGCTCAATTGCTTTGGCTAAATTAAAATCTTTATCTGTAAGTCCATTGGCATCATGAGTAGACAACCTAATATTCACTTTATTGTAAACATTAAATAATTCAGGATGATGATTTGCCTTTTCTGCCAAGACACCAACCTGAACGATGAAAGCAAGTGCCTGATTGAAATTTTTAAAAACAAATTTCTTTTCAATACCTTGATTATTATATTTCCAATCTAATAAATTGATCAACAAAGGTTGGGCTGTTATTTCGTTATACGTATCCATAATTCTATTATTTTGTTTATATAAAATTAGTTAAAATTTAGCCAACAACTCTATCATTTGAGTTTAAATAGTAATTTTGAACTCTAAATCCATACACTATTTTGAAAGATCATTATTCTTTACAAATATATTCCTCGACAGATAATCTTCCTAAAGAGTGGGATCATTTGGCTTCAAAAAACATCTTCCTTTCGAAAGACTATTTAAACATCTTAGAAAAAGCAGCTCCAATAAATATGATTTGTCATTTTATAGGAATATTCAAAGAGGAACAATTGGTTGGCATCTCATTATCACAATTTATAAATTTAACTAATGTCAATTCTTTAGGAGATCGCGACCACTGTTTCAAAACTATGGTTAAAAATTTCTTGTTCAAAAAATTAATTTCCAATGTACTCATTATAGGAAACAATATGTTGACTGGACAAAATTGCTATAGCTTTAGCAATACCATTTCAACAAAAGAAGGGCTCATTCAACTGAATAATGCTACTCAAGAACTGCGTGATTTATTCAAAAAAAGAAAAATCAAAATTCATCTTACTGTTTTTAAGGATTTTTTGATACCTGATTCAAAGAAATTCAAAATGGATGAATTCAAAAGGTATTATCATTTCAACACACAGCCTAATATGATTTTTAACATCAAAGAATCATGGCATTCTATTGATGACTATATAGCTGATTTAAATAAAAAATACCGCGATCAATATAAAAGAGCACGCAAAAAAGCTGAATGCATTGAGAAAAAGAAATTATCCCTTTCAGAAATTACACAATATCACGCTAAGATTAATGAACTGTACCTAAATGTAGCCGAAAATGCTCCTTTCAACACTTTTTATTTATGCGAAAATCATTTTGAAGTATTCAAAGAAAAACTCCACGACAACTTTTTATTTTATGGCTACTTCCTCGAAGACGAACTCATAGGATTTAATACGCTAATTAAAAACGGACAAGATATTGATACGTACTTTTTAGGATACAATCACAAACACCAAAGAGAAAAGATGTTGTATCTGAATATGCTATACGATATGATAGGATATTCGATAAAGAAAAAATATAAACGGATAATCTTTGCGAGAACAGCACTTGAAATCAAGAGTTCGGTAGGTGCCATTCCAATTGAAATGAACGGTTTAATTCAGCATGAAAATTATTTCTTAAACCTATTAATGGCAAAAAGTTTTGCGTATTTTGAACCTAAGACTGAATGGATTGAGAGAAATCCGTTTAAATGATATTTTAAGGAATAGCTACTTTAATTTTATCTGATGAAATGGAAATTGTCAATTCATTTTCATTGCCAACATATTCTCCATCAATTTGAAACCCAACTGGAATATTCGTTTTTATTGTTGCTGAATCCGTAGAAATGATTTCAATATCTTTATGCCCTAATGGCATCCTCCCCATAACAATATTACTAATTACTCCTAGGTTTATTTTCTTCAAAATCACCAGTTCAAATTTACCGTCATTGAGTGTTCCTAATGGATTAATTACCACTCCAGTTCCATACTTTTGCGCATTGGCAATTACAATCATCCTGGCTTCGGTATCTATGGTTGTACGTGCCGTTTCTATTATTACATGAAATGGTTTTGGTGCATTGACTAAAGTTCGAAAAGCTTGCGCAAAATAGCCCCACTTACCGTGAATTTTACTTTTTTTATAATTTTTAATCAATTCAGCATTTAACCCAATATCACTTAGATGTAAGCTTTTTTTATGATTAATCACAACCATATCAATTTCTAGATAATCATTAAAAAGGGCAATTTCTAAATTTTCCTCAATGGTTCGTATCAAATCCAATTCGACAGCTAAACCATTTGCTGAACCTACAGGCAATATTCCTAAAACTACATCTTTATGCGCTACAGCGTCACCTACTAATTTAATAGTACCATCACCTCCTGCAATAATAATTCGTTCAGGCTTATACTCGTCATACAGTTCTCTGATTTTTAAAATATCATCAATATCTGTTGTGTAATAAAGCACTAGATTAATTTCTTTGGTGGCAACAAAATCATTAACCGCCTGAATATAATCAGTCTTTTCTAGTCCTCCTGATACAGGATTCACAACCAATAGGATATTCTTTTTCATGTTTTTATTTCGATTATTGCTTAAAATTAACTAATTTTCATTGTACTTCAAAAGTAACCCCAAATGAAACCTATTTTAAAACTTTATCGTGGTTATGCCAACGAACAGGAATTAATAGTCATGGGACATGTTTTTAAACCTACTAATAGAAAAGATTATGATTTTCTATCCAGAAAATTTAAAAACGCAAAGGCTACTATTAATATGTTCCGAATTAAAACGCAAGCCAATGCTGATGTGTACCTTATGCATGATAACATACGAATTCACACAAAAACGTTAGATGACGGTTATTTTAAATTTTGCATCCCTTTAAGTCAAAAAAATTATGGTTGGATTGAATACGAAGTTAGTATTGTTTACAAAAATCAAACAATAGTATGTAAAGAAAATTATAACCGACCTAAAGAAGGAGATTTAGGTATCATCTCTGATATTGATGACACTTTTTTGGTTTCTTACACTAAAAGTCCTGTCAAGAAAATCTATCATTTACTATTTAAAAATGTAATGAAGAGAAAAATTTTTGAAGATGTTGTCCCTCACTATCAAGCCTTAAGTCTGGCTGGAAGAACAAATCCAAATGAGCGCAATACTTTTTTCTATGTTTCGAGTAGTGAATGGAATTTATACCGATTTATTGTAAAATTCACTGAAATCCATCAACTCCCAAAAGCAGTACTACTACTTAAAGATATTAAAACGAGTATAAAAAGTTTTTTTTGGACAGGAAGAGGCCAGAAGCACAATCATAAATTTGAAAAAATAAAGCATATTCTCGAATTTTATCCGAATCTTAAATATGTCTTATTGGGTGACGACACTCAAGAAGATGCTCGCCTCTATGAGGCCATTTGCAAAATATTTCCACTTAGCATCAAAGCTGTTTACATAAGGCAGACAGGAAGCTCTCAAAAAGCACATATAACAACAATACTAACCAACATCACTACTTTGAATGTAAAAGTATGTTATTTTAAAAATAGTGCTGAAGCCATTGAACATTCTAAAGCCATAGGGTTGATTGCCTAAAGAAAATGCTATTGATAAAATAGCCTAGATGGCAGTGAAAATCCTTTTATGAAAAACACTATTTTTTTGTACTACTGGCAGAGCGACCAGAGGAAGCTCCTGCCAGTAGTTTACAAAAAAAGTGTTTTGAGTAAAAGATTGTAACGTACAGCTGGATTAGCTACAAATTATCTATCTCTTCTTGAACGATTTCCCAATCAAGTAACAATTGATCTAAATCTTCTTTTTTCTTATTGTAAGCCTTAAAGAATGCTGCGTCTTCAATATGCTTATCGTAGTTAGACTCCAGCATTTTATCATTGTTTTGAATGTCTTTCTCTAATTGTTTGATTTGACTTTCAATTTTGCTGAGTTTATTATTTAGTGCTTTTGATTTTTTTTGGTCTTCGTAAGATGCTTTATTGCTTTCCTTAGGAGCTACTGCTTTTTGAGCATCTTTTTTCTCGACTTCACGCATATTTTCAAGGTTGCGTTGCTCTAAGAAATAGTTGATATCTCCCAAATATTCTTTTATTTTTTGGTCTTTGAATTCATAAACCAGGTTTGACATCCCCTGCAGGAAATCTCTATCGTGTGATACTAAAAGTAAAGTGCCACCAAATTTTTGGAGTGCTGCTTTCAATACGTTCTTGGATTTGATATCCAAGTGATTGGTAGGCTCATCCATCAGCAAGACGTTGATAGGTTGCAACAGCAATTTACACAAAGCTAAACGATTACGTTCCCCTCCAGAAAGAACTTTCACTTTTTTCTCTACATCATCCCCGCGGAACAAGAAAGACCCTAGCATGTCACGAACTTTCATTCTATTGGTATCCGCTGCGGCATCTTCCATGGTTTGAAGCAATGTAATTTCGCCATCAAGATATTCCGCTTGATTTTGAGCAAAATAACCTAACTGTACGTTATGACCTAACTTGATATTACCTTGGTATTCGAATTCGTCAACAATAGCTTTTATGAAAGTAGATTTACCTTGACCATTTTGACCCACAAAGGCAATTTTACTTCCTCTTTCTACCAATAAATTGATGTCTTTTAAAATGGTTTTATCACCATATTTTTTGGTTACATTTTCGGCTTCGATTACTACTCTACCCGGTTCTTTGGAAACAGGAAAAGAGATATTCATCACCGAATTATCATCTTCATCAACTTCTATTCGCTCTACTTTGTCTAATTTCTTGATTAAAGATTGGGCCATAGAAGCTTTCGAAGCTTTGGCACGGAACTTTTCTATTAACTTCTCCGTTTCTTCAATTTTCTTGGCTTGATTTTTTTGAGTAGCCAATTGTTTTTCGCGAATTTCATGACGTAATTCTAAGTATTGCGAATACGGCTTATTGAAATCATATGCTTTACCAAGCGAAATTTCAATTGTTCTATTCGTAACATTATCTAGGAACATTTTATCGTGAGAAACAATTACAACAACACCAGGATAATTACGCAAGAAATTTTCTAACCAAATGATACTCTCAATATCCAAGTGGTTAGTAGGCTCATCCAGCAACAATACATCATTGGCCTGCAAAAGCAACTTCGCTAATTCAATACGCATTCTCCAACCTCCTGAGAAAGTCTCGGTTTGATTGTTAAATACTTCTCTTTTAAAACCAAGTCCTAAAAGGATTTTTTCGGTATCACCTACATAATTATACCCTCCTAAAAGGTCAAAACGATGGGTGTAATCCGATAAATCTTCTATTATTTTAGAGTATTCTTCACTTTCATAATCGGTACGAGTGACCAATTGGTGGTTGATTTCCTCTAATTTTTTTTCGACAATTTTAATCTCTGTAAAAGCTTCATAAGCTTCTTCAAGAACGGTTCTTCCTTGTTCGAAATCAATATCTTGACGAAGAAAACCCATTCTAACATCTTTCTCTTGTGAAATAACTCCTGAATCAGGTTTAAAATCACCTGCTAACATTTTTAACATGGTTGATTTCCCTGCTCCATTCTTCCCTACAAGTCCTACTCGATCTCCAGCACCTAACCTAAATGTTACTTCTTCGAACAAATAAGTACCCCCAAACGAAACCGATAAATTGTGTATATTAAGCATATATTATGACTAAAGTTACATAGGCAACAATCCTAAAATTGTACCTTTGCTGAAATTTTATGCAAATGTTAAAAAAAGGATCCAAACTAAATAGCATTTTAACAGGAACTTGTCCGAAATGCCAAAATGAAAGCATGTATCAGGACAAAAACCCTCTACATTTAAGTAATGTCTTAAAAATGAACGAAGATTGTAGTCATTGTGGATTACACTATCAAATCGAACCTTCATTTTTTTATGGTGCTATGTATGTTAGTTATGGTCTTAATGTTGCTATTGGAATTGGTTCTTTTATAATTTCATATGTAATACTAGATGCAACAATAAAAACTTCTTTTCTCGCAATCATCATAACCCTTATTTTACTAGGTCCTTTTGTATTACGATGGTCAAGAAATATTTACATTAATATGTTTGTTTCCTATGATAAGGATGCGATATTAAAAAAATAAATTATCGAATAAAGTTTTTAGGCTTAATTCGCTTAATATCTATTTCTTTATCTAATGGAACTCCATTTTCGATAGCATCAAATAGCGCTTTAGCCATTGCTGGACCTAACATCACTCCTCTTGTACCTAATCCATTAAGTAAATGTACATTCTTATAATCTGGATGAGTTCCTACTAAAGGTCGACGGTCACGAACAGTAGGACGAACACCTGCAAAGTGCTCTATAATTTCGAAATCACAACTTAAAATTTCTTCAATTCTTTCTATTAATTCTTTTTTCCCTTCTTCTGTAGGTAAATCTGTTTTATCTTTCCAATTGTATGTTGCACCTACTTTAAACAAATCATTTCCTAACGGCAAAATAAAAACACTAGTATTAACAATAACATCTAATTTTAGATTAGGGGCTTTGATGATAAACAATTCCCCTTTCGTTCCATCAAGTGGCAAATGATTGAAATATGGATTAGCATGCATTCCAAAACCTTCAGCAAACACAATATTCCTAGCCTCAATATCCTTGTATGTAATGCAATCCTCTTTTAAAATTAAAACATCATGCTCAAAAGTTTCATTTAGAAACCAATTATTCATTTTTAAATAGTCACGATAATTTCCCAACAAACTAGCTGTATCCACATATCCAGTACATAATACTTCACCATAATCATAAGGAGAATCAATACCTGCAAACTTATCCTTAATTAAACGTAAAGATAAAAAAGGAGCTAAACTGGGTTTGTCCGAAGCTGCGAACCAATTATTTTGTTCTTCTATTGAAAAAAATTTTCTTAATATAGGCTTCTTAAAATCAAACTGAATTGATAATTTACTCTCAATTCGGTTATAAAAAGGAATCATCAAGTCTAATTGTGCTTTAGCATTCCAAACTTCACTAAAACGCTTTAAAATTACAGGATTATAAAGACCTCCAGCGACTTTAGATGAACTTAGAGAATCATTATCTAAAACCATAATAGATTTTCCATTTAACAAAGCAATTTCAGAAAAAGAAATTCCCGCTAAACCTGAACCAACAATCAAAAAATCAATCATACTTTTTAGTTTTAAAACCTACATTTGAAATCACAAAAAAACTCTTACTAAACAGTAAGAGTTTTTTTATAATGCTTTATTCAATTAGTAATTCCACATATCCGATTCAAAATTACGAATCTTCTCCTTTACTCTCTCAGATTCTATAAGCTGGTTTAGAGCATTATCTTTCATGTATTCTTTGATTTC is from Flavobacterium sp. NG2 and encodes:
- a CDS encoding helix-turn-helix transcriptional regulator, which codes for MKKYPVYSIQNFDCNSVHSDLYVNTFKNHLLNHSFIEKPHRHDFYVLVLFTSGTGTHVVDFDHFTIQSGSVFVLQPGQMHHWSLSEEIEGYIVFFSKEIYNLYFGQKDIDEYPFYSKVNSSPEIVLNNDEMKAIIPFFDALMTERRKKQLLQRDKIMNLVDIIHIELARKYFSTFEHEVHSYNIKLTRFAVLLEQKYKAEKAPFYYAEQLHITLKHLNRITKEVLNKTTTQVITDRVILEAKRMLMEKQFSVNEIATTLGYEDYSYFSRLFKKNTGMTATEFRTQKV
- a CDS encoding DUF983 domain-containing protein, which translates into the protein MGHTIFHLFKNECPICHKGKIFNEKTPFLKLGFPKMHTNCSHCHFKYEKEPGYFFGAMYINYGLTVAQSIATYFIAQFFFKETFDLRIIPIIAFVIIGLASFNIRFSRLLWFYMFKGYSV
- a CDS encoding Crp/Fnr family transcriptional regulator; the encoded protein is MTLILENIAKQITLSAEEQVLFLSKIEVKQFKAKTILQQSGTVCKNSYFVNSGILRSFNINDNIVEYIMSFACSGWWISDMYSLLSQKPGNLFIEVLEDAEVVVLSKENQEILYREIPKLERFFRILIENSLVANQERLMGNLSLSAEERFEKFQNKYQDLQYRIPQKQIASFIGVTPEFFSKMKSRILKK
- a CDS encoding pirin family protein, encoding MATTVIHPANTRGNANHGWLNAYHSFSFANYYNPDRNQFGVLRVLNDDTIAAGMGFGTHPHNNMEIITIPFEGDLAHKDSMGNEATIKTGDVQVMSAGSGIQHSEFNPNAEQQTKLFQIWLFPNKKDVTPRYQQITLDATKQKNDFAQILSPNADDEGVWIHQDAWFFMADFDKDFSKTYRLKKSGNGVYLIVISGSITVDGKELNTRDAIGVTDFETVDIQAQSNAKFLLMEIPMNY
- a CDS encoding GNAT family N-acetyltransferase, which translates into the protein MTATINMDADNRRGAFEIVIDKKVVAKMTFVFAGPAKFIIDHTEVNPEYNGKGFGKILIQKAIGFAKDKNSKIIPLCPFAKAYFEKHPELNNVLVS
- a CDS encoding Two component regulator three Y domain protein, whose translation is MKNIITFVLTVLTSFVMLAEVSSSDKAVLIKLYNTTQGNNWKAKWDLNAPVNTWYGIKLDGDKVVSIDLRNNNLVGELPAEIVSLVDLQELNLHKNKLSGFIPRDLGNLKKLKVLDLSFNQIEGAIPSSISKLNNLKQVELYMNRLSGELPAQIGNLQQLEVLSLFNNEIEGQIPNSLYEIKTLKTLLLNSNMMVGKLSPKIAELTKLENLSLFENKFEGQVPFELEKLNQLKEMNISYNKFSGLTSRRLAVLDTLNMTMVNDKGVAVLLDIAMEIQRPLVSEQ
- a CDS encoding DUF1761 domain-containing protein; its protein translation is MEINFLVLLAAAASTLVVGFIWYNPKVFGTIWMKESGMTEEKMKGANMAFIFGMSVFYAFLIAMVIQMLSIHQWGAVSMVGGDPSLAKPSFDAFMADYGTSFRTFKHGVFHGLLTGLFLAMPIIATNSLYERKSWKYTLISAGYWTVSFMLMGGIICAWA
- a CDS encoding 4a-hydroxytetrahydrobiopterin dehydratase, with protein sequence MDTYNEITAQPLLINLLDWKYNNQGIEKKFVFKNFNQALAFIVQVGVLAEKANHHPELFNVYNKVNIRLSTHDANGLTDKDFNLAKAIEQI
- a CDS encoding 8-amino-7-oxononanoate synthase, with protein sequence MKDHYSLQIYSSTDNLPKEWDHLASKNIFLSKDYLNILEKAAPINMICHFIGIFKEEQLVGISLSQFINLTNVNSLGDRDHCFKTMVKNFLFKKLISNVLIIGNNMLTGQNCYSFSNTISTKEGLIQLNNATQELRDLFKKRKIKIHLTVFKDFLIPDSKKFKMDEFKRYYHFNTQPNMIFNIKESWHSIDDYIADLNKKYRDQYKRARKKAECIEKKKLSLSEITQYHAKINELYLNVAENAPFNTFYLCENHFEVFKEKLHDNFLFYGYFLEDELIGFNTLIKNGQDIDTYFLGYNHKHQREKMLYLNMLYDMIGYSIKKKYKRIIFARTALEIKSSVGAIPIEMNGLIQHENYFLNLLMAKSFAYFEPKTEWIERNPFK
- a CDS encoding diacylglycerol/lipid kinase family protein, with protein sequence MKKNILLVVNPVSGGLEKTDYIQAVNDFVATKEINLVLYYTTDIDDILKIRELYDEYKPERIIIAGGDGTIKLVGDAVAHKDVVLGILPVGSANGLAVELDLIRTIEENLEIALFNDYLEIDMVVINHKKSLHLSDIGLNAELIKNYKKSKIHGKWGYFAQAFRTLVNAPKPFHVIIETARTTIDTEARMIVIANAQKYGTGVVINPLGTLNDGKFELVILKKINLGVISNIVMGRMPLGHKDIEIISTDSATIKTNIPVGFQIDGEYVGNENELTISISSDKIKVAIP
- a CDS encoding App1 family protein encodes the protein MKPILKLYRGYANEQELIVMGHVFKPTNRKDYDFLSRKFKNAKATINMFRIKTQANADVYLMHDNIRIHTKTLDDGYFKFCIPLSQKNYGWIEYEVSIVYKNQTIVCKENYNRPKEGDLGIISDIDDTFLVSYTKSPVKKIYHLLFKNVMKRKIFEDVVPHYQALSLAGRTNPNERNTFFYVSSSEWNLYRFIVKFTEIHQLPKAVLLLKDIKTSIKSFFWTGRGQKHNHKFEKIKHILEFYPNLKYVLLGDDTQEDARLYEAICKIFPLSIKAVYIRQTGSSQKAHITTILTNITTLNVKVCYFKNSAEAIEHSKAIGLIA
- a CDS encoding ABC-F family ATP-binding cassette domain-containing protein; protein product: MLNIHNLSVSFGGTYLFEEVTFRLGAGDRVGLVGKNGAGKSTMLKMLAGDFKPDSGVISQEKDVRMGFLRQDIDFEQGRTVLEEAYEAFTEIKIVEKKLEEINHQLVTRTDYESEEYSKIIEDLSDYTHRFDLLGGYNYVGDTEKILLGLGFKREVFNNQTETFSGGWRMRIELAKLLLQANDVLLLDEPTNHLDIESIIWLENFLRNYPGVVVIVSHDKMFLDNVTNRTIEISLGKAYDFNKPYSQYLELRHEIREKQLATQKNQAKKIEETEKLIEKFRAKASKASMAQSLIKKLDKVERIEVDEDDNSVMNISFPVSKEPGRVVIEAENVTKKYGDKTILKDINLLVERGSKIAFVGQNGQGKSTFIKAIVDEFEYQGNIKLGHNVQLGYFAQNQAEYLDGEITLLQTMEDAAADTNRMKVRDMLGSFLFRGDDVEKKVKVLSGGERNRLALCKLLLQPINVLLMDEPTNHLDIKSKNVLKAALQKFGGTLLLVSHDRDFLQGMSNLVYEFKDQKIKEYLGDINYFLEQRNLENMREVEKKDAQKAVAPKESNKASYEDQKKSKALNNKLSKIESQIKQLEKDIQNNDKMLESNYDKHIEDAAFFKAYNKKKEDLDQLLLDWEIVQEEIDNL